A window of the bacterium genome harbors these coding sequences:
- a CDS encoding ATP-binding cassette domain-containing protein, producing YGVRDVRERAIWACDLVGLGRRDDPVRSLSRGLLQRAALARALVHQPTVLLLDEALAGLDPDAASRLTGFLGEFRAQGGALIVTTHHAAEAFRVAEQARVLVHGRLGPPRPLAGLDTAAFETWYRDAAGVEPDP from the coding sequence TACGGGGTGCGGGACGTGCGGGAGCGCGCGATCTGGGCGTGTGACCTTGTCGGGCTCGGTCGTCGCGACGACCCGGTGCGCAGCCTGTCGCGGGGACTGCTGCAGCGGGCGGCGCTCGCGCGGGCGCTGGTGCACCAGCCGACGGTGTTGTTGCTCGACGAGGCGCTTGCCGGCCTCGATCCCGACGCCGCGAGCCGGCTCACCGGGTTCCTCGGCGAGTTTCGCGCGCAGGGTGGCGCGCTCATCGTGACCACGCATCACGCGGCGGAGGCGTTCCGCGTCGCCGAACAGGCGCGCGTCCTCGTGCACGGGCGCCTCGGCCCGCCCCGACCGCTTGCGGGACTGGACACGGCGGCATTCGAGACGTGGTACCGGGACGCCGCCGGTGTGGAGCCGGACCCGTGA